A DNA window from Methylocystis heyeri contains the following coding sequences:
- the rplQ gene encoding 50S ribosomal protein L17 yields the protein MYHRNKKRRFGRTHEHRKAMFANMAQALIKHEQIVTTLPKAKDLRPIVEKLVTLGKRGDLHARRQAIAQIKDVALVRKLFDVLGPRYKERNGGYTRVLKAGFRYGDNAPLAVIEFVDRDVDAKGKDSGPVQTAEEAA from the coding sequence ATGTATCATCGCAATAAGAAGCGCCGCTTCGGCCGCACTCACGAGCATCGCAAGGCGATGTTCGCCAATATGGCCCAGGCGCTCATCAAGCACGAGCAGATCGTCACCACCCTTCCCAAGGCCAAGGATCTGCGTCCGATCGTGGAGAAGCTGGTCACGCTCGGCAAGCGCGGCGATCTGCATGCGCGCCGTCAGGCCATCGCCCAGATCAAGGATGTCGCTCTGGTCAGGAAGCTGTTCGACGTGCTGGGTCCGCGCTACAAGGAGCGCAATGGCGGCTACACCCGCGTGCTCAAGGCCGGCTTCCGCTACGGCGACAACGCCCCGCTCGCGGTGATCGAATTCGTCGATCGCGACGTCGACGCCAAGGGCAAGGATTCCGGCCCGGTGCAGACCGCGGAAGAAGCGGCGTAA
- a CDS encoding VOC family protein → MTRPRVAPYLTVSPAAAAIGFYAGAFGATQRALMPSVDGLRIAHCELTINGGSVMLADAFPEFGQCRTPVPADLATVSVSLEYDAPEQIDEVCARAAKLGAKIETQPTNSFWGTRYASLRDPFGHRWILNAPLEPK, encoded by the coding sequence ATGACCCGCCCCAGGGTTGCTCCCTATCTCACCGTCTCGCCTGCAGCGGCCGCCATCGGCTTTTACGCCGGCGCCTTCGGCGCGACGCAACGCGCCCTCATGCCTTCCGTTGACGGCCTGCGCATCGCCCATTGCGAACTCACGATCAACGGCGGCTCGGTAATGCTCGCCGACGCTTTTCCGGAGTTCGGGCAATGCCGAACCCCCGTGCCGGCGGATCTCGCCACCGTTTCCGTCAGCCTGGAATATGACGCGCCCGAGCAGATCGACGAGGTCTGCGCCCGGGCGGCGAAACTCGGCGCCAAGATCGAAACCCAACCGACCAATTCCTTCTGGGGCACGCGCTACGCCTCCTTGCGCGATCCCTTTGGCCACCGATGGATATTGAACGCGCCGCTGGAACCCAAATAG
- a CDS encoding small ribosomal subunit Rsm22 family protein — MNQHGASTARAALPAELSAAIAQLLEGRARKELAERAARISAGFRARKTSRELLREDDDALAYALTRLPATFAVNAAVMRRILEEAPDFSPRSLLDAGCGLASAALAALESWPAMETIRLLDRSPEFLALAARLKASSRHAALAEAALLTADLDDIPAGEGEADLVVASYALTEIPDRALEEVAEALWTRARGALVLVEPGTPRDHARLMGLRRRLIELGAKVGLPCPHDSACPMTEPDWCHFAARLPRSRDHMLAKGGEVPFEDEKYCYLVAFKPSQAESEKGARVLAPPRSSKWGVELGLCTARGLERKTFAKRDKGLFQIMRKAEWGDSVALKEGNDR; from the coding sequence ATGAATCAGCATGGAGCCTCGACCGCCCGGGCGGCTCTCCCCGCGGAGCTTTCGGCTGCGATCGCGCAGCTCCTCGAAGGGCGCGCCCGCAAGGAGCTGGCCGAGCGCGCGGCGCGCATCTCGGCGGGTTTTCGCGCCCGAAAAACCTCCCGGGAACTGCTGCGCGAGGATGACGACGCCCTCGCCTACGCCCTGACCCGGCTGCCCGCGACCTTCGCGGTCAACGCCGCCGTCATGCGCAGGATCTTGGAGGAGGCGCCCGACTTCTCTCCCCGCAGCCTGCTCGACGCCGGCTGCGGCCTCGCCAGCGCCGCCCTCGCCGCGCTCGAGTCCTGGCCGGCGATGGAGACGATCCGCCTTTTGGACAGAAGCCCCGAGTTCCTCGCTCTCGCTGCAAGGCTCAAGGCTTCGAGCCGGCACGCCGCGCTGGCCGAAGCCGCGCTGCTGACCGCCGATCTCGATGACATTCCGGCCGGAGAAGGCGAGGCGGATCTGGTCGTCGCCAGCTATGCCCTGACGGAAATCCCGGACCGCGCCCTCGAGGAGGTCGCCGAAGCGCTGTGGACGCGCGCGCGCGGCGCTCTGGTCCTCGTCGAGCCGGGCACGCCCCGCGATCACGCCCGCCTGATGGGCTTGCGGCGGCGCCTGATCGAGCTCGGCGCAAAAGTCGGCCTGCCTTGCCCGCATGATTCCGCCTGCCCGATGACGGAGCCGGATTGGTGCCATTTCGCGGCGCGGCTTCCGCGCTCGCGCGACCATATGCTGGCAAAGGGCGGCGAGGTCCCCTTCGAGGACGAGAAATACTGCTATCTCGTGGCGTTCAAACCGTCGCAGGCGGAGAGCGAAAAGGGCGCGCGCGTCCTGGCGCCGCCGCGCTCCAGCAAATGGGGCGTGGAGCTCGGCCTCTGCACGGCGCGGGGCCTGGAGCGGAAGACCTTTGCAAAGCGCGATAAGGGATTGTTTCAGATTATGCGGAAGGCTGAATGGGGCGATTCTGTCGCCCTGAAGGAAGGAAACGACCGATGA